From Microbacterium sp. LWH7-1.2:
CGTCACGGACTCGATGTAGTCGAACCCGCCGCGCACCTCGCGCTGGAGGTCGAACGAGACCACGACGTCGTCGGCGACCAGAGGCTCGCCGTCGGACCACTTCACTCCCTCGCGCAGGTGGTACGTGATGCCCATGCTGTCGGGCGCGACCTCCCATTCGGTCGCAAGCCACGGCGTGGTCGAGCCGTCGGCGGGGTTGTAGACGAGCATCGACTCGTAGATGGCCACGTGGGTCATCGGGAAGTCGGGGTTCGCGAACGGGTTGAAGTTGCGGTCGAACGTCCCCATGTCCTCACGGGGGATGGTCAACAGCTGCGAGCCGTCGAGCGAGTCGGCGGGTTCGCCTCCGCCGGCGCTGCAGCCGGAGAGGGCGAGTGCTGCTGTGGCCGCCAGGGCGGCGGCGATCAGCACCGCTTTGCGGTGAACTGTCATGATGAGGGTGTTCCTTTCTTCTTCGTTGAAGCCGAAGGGGGCTGCGCATCGGACGAGATGTCCAGTCACACCGATGCGCGTTCGAGGAGCGGGCAGTCGACCGTCACGGTTCCCGTGCCGGTCGACTGACCCGCGATCATGCCGGCGAGGAGTTCCACGCCGAGGGCGCCCATCGTCTCGAAGGGCAGTGCAACCGTCGTCAGACCCGGCCGCAGGTAACCCGCGATGAGCTCCTGGTTGTCGAATCCGATGACGGCGACATCATGGGGGATGCGCAGACCGCGTTCCTTGATCGCGTCGTACGCTCCCATCGCCATGCGGTCGTTCGCGCAGAAGATGGCGGTGGGCGGGTAGGCGAGATCGAGAAGAGCGGATGCTGCGTCATAGCCGCCGTCAGCGGTCGCGTGTCCAGAGATCTCGAGGTCGGCGTCGGCGGCGATGCCGGCTTCCTGCAGCACCTCGTGATAGCCGCTGAGCCGGCCGACGGCGGCGGGGATGTCGGGATCCAGGTTGATGAACCCGATGCGGCGGTGCCCCGCGGCCAGTAGTCGCTCCGTCGCGCGGCGACCACCGGTGCGCTCGTCGGGAACGACAGCGGGATAGCGGCCTTCGGCGTCGAAGCAGTTGACGAGAACGGTCGGCACCTCGCGCGCGACCTCGGGCAGCTCGACCGCGCGGTGCCAGGTGGCCGCGTAGATGAGCCCCTCGACCCGCTGCTCGAGCAGCCGCTCGATCGCCGCCGTCTCGACGGCGGGGTCGGACTCCGTCGACGCGATGAGCAGGTACTTCTCGTCGACGAGGGCGCGGTCCTGGGCCCCCTTGATGATCTCGACGGCGAAGGGTGCGGTGACGATCTCGGTCACGAGGCCGTACCAGTCGCTCTGCTTCTTCGCGAGCGCGCGGGCGCCCGCGTTGGGGCGGTATCCCAGCTCGGCCGCGGCGGCGAGCACACGATCACGCGTGTCTTCGGCGATGCTGACCGAGCGCCGGTCGTTGAGCACGAACGAGACGGCGGAGCGCGAGACGCCGGCGTGACGGGCGACGTCCGCCATGGTCACCGCACGCTTGGTCGTCTCTGACATGTCGTGTCCTTCGTTGGAAGCGCGAACAGTACTAACGCGCGTGAGTTTGGGGCGACACCGATGCTAACGCGAGTTAGCAGATGAGCGCAACCCCCCGTCTCTGCCCACCCAACCCCGCGTCTCCGCCCGCGCAACCCCACGTCTCTGCCCGCGCAACCCGGTCGTTGAGCGAGCGAAGCGAGTCGAAACGCCCGAGCCGACGAGCATCCGGCGGCCGCAGGATCCGTCGGTCCCCTACCGGGCGGTGCTCGCCTGCTTGTCTGCGGCGTCCGGCTCAGCGGGGGTCCGAGTGGTCCTCATGCCGCGCATCGCGCAGCGGCGACATCAGGATGACGACCCAAGAACCAGACGTGCACCGACAGCGCGAGCGGCCGGAGCGTCAGGTGCCGATAGGTGTACTGCAGGCCCTCGGCGATGTCGTGCCCGACGTGTCGCCCCGCCGGTCGCGGCTCCGGTCTCGGCTCGACCACCTTGATCCGCCACTGCAGGAACGCCGCGATGGCGTTGATGAACGCGTCGAAGGCGAACAGGATCGATGGGCCGAGGAGGTTGATCAGCGCGCCTCCGATGGCCGGCCCTGCGGTCGAAGCCACGGTCTCGCTCTGCCCCAGCCGCGCGTTCGCCATCACGAGCGAGCCTCGCGGAACGAGACGCGGCAACAGCGGCTGCGCTGCGGAATCCGCGAACAGCGCGAGGATGCTTCCTCCGCTCTTCCTCCCCTCTTGCTCCGCTCGTTGAGCGAGCGAGGAACGAGCGAGTCGAAACGCCCCGAGCCCACGAGCAACCTGGCGTCAGAGCACGAACTCCGCCATCCACGCGCACCGCGGCTCCGCCACCGTCACCGCCGGCGTCAACGGCTCCGCCACCGTCTCGATCTGCCGGGGCAGCACCGCCGGGATCAGCGGCTCGATCCGCCCCGGCTGGGCGTGCAGCGGCCCGGCGAGCGCCCACCGCTCCCCCACCTGGACCACCGCGAGCGGATGCCCGTCCGCCGTCGCTACTCCGGCCTCACTTCCCAACGAAGCGAGCAGCGCGGCGAGGCTCACCTGCACCTCCGCCTCCGACGCCTCGCGCGAACGCAGAACCGCGTGGGGTGACCGGAGGTCGGTGCGGTCCGAGCGCCGCAGCAGCGCCCGCAGGTTGGTTCGCATCGCGACGACCGCGGCCTCGGGGTCGCTGTGCTGCTCCGACAACGCGAGCGCGATCGGCCAGAGTCGAGGGTCTGCGGCGATGAGGGGACGGATGTCGCCGAGCAGACGTTTCCGCTCACCCTGAAACAGTCGCCGCACCCCGCGGGCGTGACTCAGCACCGAATGAACCTCAGGCAGGTCGCCCGACAGCCGCGCGGCCACCTCGACCGGCGTGCCGGGCCCCGTCCCCTCCGGAACGTCCGCCACGAGGTTCGCGTACCCGAAGTCCCCGTCCCGCGTGTAGAGGAACACATCGGCCGCGACCTTCCCTGCCGACCGCGGGGGCAGCACCAGGTCGATCGGCCCCTGCGCCGGCCTCGTCGTAGCGATCGCGCGACTCGTGCCCGTGTTGCTCAGCGCTGTGACCCGCGCCTGCGTGTTCGTCGTTCGATACGTCAGCTCCAGCCCGACCAGAGGCGACACATCGAAGTCCGCCCGAGACCCCACGATCTCCGCGAACCCCTCCGCCGATACGTCCACCCCGCGGGGCCGCGCGTTGATCCCATCCGGCGACGCGAACCCGGCCGCCCGCGCTCTGCGCCAGAGCGGAGGCAGGTGCTCGCGGTGGTGCTGGGGCTGCAGCATCCGTTCCAGCATCCAGAGCAGTCGACCCAACCCGCGTTCCGGGTGCGGCGAGAGGTGCCACCACGTCAGCCGCCGCGCGAGGTCGCCGGCGACGGCGGGCGCCCAGGTGGAGGCGTCCGCGTATCCGAGCGCCGCCACCCAGGCGAGGTAGCGGGGCATGTCATCCGCCGCGCGGCGCAGCTCGGCCATCGAGACGCCCGCCGGCGGGTTCTCGCGGGTGCGAGCGGGGGCGCGCAGCACGAGCTGCGCGGCCGCCATGCAGACGCGCGCGCCGAACCACTCGCCGGCGCGGGCGAGGACCCGGGGCGACCAGCCGGTCAGCAGCTGGTCGACGTAGTCGGTGTACGTGCGCTCGTTGACGGGCCGTTCGCGCAGCGACGCGACGGCGGTCGCGACCGTCTGCAGCACCAGCTCTTCGGCTTCGTCGGCGGTGGCCGGCACGGGCAGCGACGTCAACGCGACCAGCAGCGAACCTGCGGAGTCGGTGTCGATCATGAGGCGCGAGGTCAGCACGCCGATCTCCGTCGGAGCGAGCCGTCCATCGACCTCGGCCGCGAACCCGCGGCCCAGCAGTTCGTCGACCACGGCGTCGAGGTCGACGGCCTGCCGGTTCTGCGCGAACGCGAGCGTCTGCTCGAACCACGACCGCGCGGTCTCGCGGTCGATCACCGATCCGAGCAGCAGCTCCGCGAGGATGGCGTCACCGAGCTGCGTCGTGATGCGGCTGTTCGCCGCGTATCCGTCGCTGAGCTTCAGCTTCCAGGCGCCCTCTTCGGTGCGCGGCACGAGCATGAATCCGAAGCCCTCGGGCTCCTGCCCCGCCCGGCCGGCCCGCCCGAACATCTGCTGGGCCTGGCTCACCTCGAGCGGCGTCATCCCGAGTTCGAGGTCGCGGATGATCACGAACTTCGCGGGCGTGTTCACGCCTGTCGACAGCCCCGACGTGGCGACGAGCACGCGCAGCTGCCGCGATCGGAACGCCTCCAGCGCCCGATTCGCGCGGGGCGCGTCACGGAAATGGATGCCGACACCCCGGCGAAAGCACGCTTCCACGAGCGCGTCCAGCTCGACGCCGTGAAACGGCACTCCGGCCGCGCGCGCCGCGGTGCGCAGCACGGCGGCCTTGCTCCCGCAGAATACGACGGCACTGGATGCTGCGCCCCCGTCGCCCGCGGCGGTGCCGAGGTCGCTGCCGATCAGGCTCCGCAGGAGGGGCACGACCATCTCGTCCTTCGCGGACTCGTACTGCTCGCGCTTGCCCTGCGTCGGCACGTCGTACGGCACCAGCTGCGTCGTCAGCACCGTCGGCCGCCACGCGGAGCGCACGAGGTCGGCGTGGAACCACGCGGCCAGCTCGTCGGCGTTCGATACCGTCGCCGAGAGCGCGACGATCCGCGTGCGCCCCTCGGCGACGCGCAGCCGCGCGATGAGCGACTCGAGCGTGGCACCTCGGGTGGGATCACCGACGAGGTGGACCTCGTCGATGATGAGGCATCCGATCCGTCCGATGACGTCCTTCAGCGACGCCCGCCGGTACAGCGCCTCGAACTTCTCGGTGGTCGCCACCCACAGCTGCGCCTGCCGCACCGCATCGCTCGACATGTTCGTCTCGCCGGTCAACTCGATGGTGCGGATGCCGTGCGCGTTCCACCGCCGCGCGATCTCGGCGACCTCCGCGGCGAGCGCGCGGGCGGGCAGCAGCCATACCGCGGGCTTCCCGTCCGACACGATGGACCGCAGCGCCGCGACCTCGCCGATCAGCGTCTTGCCCGAGCTTGTGGGCGCGACGATCATCACATGCCCGCTCGTCGACAGCACCGCCGGCACCGCCTTCGACTGCAGCGGGTTCAGCCGGTCGAACCTGTCGAGGTACCTCTGCAGGTCGGGTGGGATGAGGGTGGATGCCGCGGTCCAGGCCTCGTCGCCGTGCACGACCGCGTTCGCATTGTCGATGAGCGAGGTGAAGCCGAGCTCGACGGCGTCGACCATCGCGGGGTCGGTGTGCAAGAACCCGGAGTTCTGGTTGCGACCGGTCTCGGACGCCGTGAAGTTCATCGAGTGCGTGATCGCGACGTCGTCGGCGAGCAGTTCCTTCTCGTGGATGTACCGCACGGGCACGATCGGCACGTCAGCGCTTCGGAGTTCGCGGATGATGGCGTCGTTCGAGGATTCGGGCCGGCAAAGCACCTTGACGTCGACGCCTCGCCGGTGGGCCGCGAGCACAGATTCGAGGAGGAGGCGCGCGACGGGCGACGCATCCCACCACGGCACCTTGACCCACACGCGAGTGCGGGCGGACGAGATGGCGTCGATGAGCGCGACGAGCAGGTCGGCACCCTCGCCGTAGTTCGACAGCCGCCGCGGCTCCCCCGCCGGCTTCACGTGCTCCCCCATGTCCGGGCCAGCGTACCCGTGCACGCGGACACCGGTTTTCGGTCGTTGAGCGAGCGAAGCGAGTCGACACGCCCCCTCCCCGCCCCAAGTGATCGGTCGTTGAGCGAGCGAAGCGAGTCGAAACGCCCCGAGCCTCCGAGCAACCGCACCCCGCAGCATCCCATCCAATTCCCCCCTCACTCCGAACAACCCTCACAGCACGGCAGATCGCCGCTGGGAAAGAGAGGTCTCTCATGGGCTCGTCACCGAACCGCATCGTCGCCACGGTCTTCGGCGCCGTCTACCTCCTCGTCGGCCTTCTCGGGTTCTTCGTCACCGGCCCCGTCATCTTCATCGCGACCGAGGGCGGGCTGCTCCTGGGCATCTTCGAGGTCAACCCGCTGCACAACGTCGCGCACCTGCTCATCGGGGCGGCGCTGCTGATCGCCGGCATCGCCGGCTCGCGCCCGGCCAAGATCGTGAACATCACGGTCGGCGCCGCGTACCTGCTGCTGGGTGTCGTCGGCTTCTTCCTCGTCGGGACGCCGGCGAACATCCTCGCGCTCAACGCGCCCGACCACTTCCTGCACCTCGCCAGCGCCATCGTGCTGCTCGGCGTAGGCCTGGCCGCCGAGCGGTCGCCGCGAGTCGCGACGGCGTGACGATGGTTCAGGCACCCACGACGGGGCGCGTCAGCCGCGCCCCGTCGTGGGTGCCCGTCGCCGCGTGGGGCTTCGGGCTCGTCGCCGTCGGGCTCGGGGCCGCGGCGATGGTCGCCGTGCAGGCCGACGCGCTCTCGCGGGTGCTTGGCGCACTGTCCGTCGCGGTCGGGCTGGGTGCGCTGGGGTGGGGCGCTACGAGTCTCTCCCTCAACCGGACGCCGACGCCGCGAGCAGCCGTCGCCGCCCTGTTCGTCGGAATGGGTGTCGCGGTGGCGCTCCTCGCGACCGCGCCGGGGCGCGCGAGCATTTTCGCGGTGGCGCTGCTGCTCGGGCTCGGAGCCACGGTTGCGTGCGGCACAATTCGGGGCACGCGGCATCCGTCCGCGCGGTCGAGCCTTTGGGGTCTGATCGGTTCAGCGGCGCTGGTCACGCTCGTCGTGGTGCCCGCGCTCGGCGTGTGTCAGGGCGCCGCGCTGCTCGACGCCGACGGGGCCGTGCTCCCCGTCGTCACCCACGACGGACATTGACG
This genomic window contains:
- a CDS encoding LacI family DNA-binding transcriptional regulator, producing the protein MSETTKRAVTMADVARHAGVSRSAVSFVLNDRRSVSIAEDTRDRVLAAAAELGYRPNAGARALAKKQSDWYGLVTEIVTAPFAVEIIKGAQDRALVDEKYLLIASTESDPAVETAAIERLLEQRVEGLIYAATWHRAVELPEVAREVPTVLVNCFDAEGRYPAVVPDERTGGRRATERLLAAGHRRIGFINLDPDIPAAVGRLSGYHEVLQEAGIAADADLEISGHATADGGYDAASALLDLAYPPTAIFCANDRMAMGAYDAIKERGLRIPHDVAVIGFDNQELIAGYLRPGLTTVALPFETMGALGVELLAGMIAGQSTGTGTVTVDCPLLERASV
- a CDS encoding MFS transporter, which produces MLALFADSAAQPLLPRLVPRGSLVMANARLGQSETVASTAGPAIGGALINLLGPSILFAFDAFINAIAAFLQWRIKVVEPRPEPRPAGRHVGHDIAEGLQYTYRHLTLRPLALSVHVWFLGRHPDVAAARCAA
- a CDS encoding DEAD/DEAH box helicase, yielding MGEHVKPAGEPRRLSNYGEGADLLVALIDAISSARTRVWVKVPWWDASPVARLLLESVLAAHRRGVDVKVLCRPESSNDAIIRELRSADVPIVPVRYIHEKELLADDVAITHSMNFTASETGRNQNSGFLHTDPAMVDAVELGFTSLIDNANAVVHGDEAWTAASTLIPPDLQRYLDRFDRLNPLQSKAVPAVLSTSGHVMIVAPTSSGKTLIGEVAALRSIVSDGKPAVWLLPARALAAEVAEIARRWNAHGIRTIELTGETNMSSDAVRQAQLWVATTEKFEALYRRASLKDVIGRIGCLIIDEVHLVGDPTRGATLESLIARLRVAEGRTRIVALSATVSNADELAAWFHADLVRSAWRPTVLTTQLVPYDVPTQGKREQYESAKDEMVVPLLRSLIGSDLGTAAGDGGAASSAVVFCGSKAAVLRTAARAAGVPFHGVELDALVEACFRRGVGIHFRDAPRANRALEAFRSRQLRVLVATSGLSTGVNTPAKFVIIRDLELGMTPLEVSQAQQMFGRAGRAGQEPEGFGFMLVPRTEEGAWKLKLSDGYAANSRITTQLGDAILAELLLGSVIDRETARSWFEQTLAFAQNRQAVDLDAVVDELLGRGFAAEVDGRLAPTEIGVLTSRLMIDTDSAGSLLVALTSLPVPATADEAEELVLQTVATAVASLRERPVNERTYTDYVDQLLTGWSPRVLARAGEWFGARVCMAAAQLVLRAPARTRENPPAGVSMAELRRAADDMPRYLAWVAALGYADASTWAPAVAGDLARRLTWWHLSPHPERGLGRLLWMLERMLQPQHHREHLPPLWRRARAAGFASPDGINARPRGVDVSAEGFAEIVGSRADFDVSPLVGLELTYRTTNTQARVTALSNTGTSRAIATTRPAQGPIDLVLPPRSAGKVAADVFLYTRDGDFGYANLVADVPEGTGPGTPVEVAARLSGDLPEVHSVLSHARGVRRLFQGERKRLLGDIRPLIAADPRLWPIALALSEQHSDPEAAVVAMRTNLRALLRRSDRTDLRSPHAVLRSREASEAEVQVSLAALLASLGSEAGVATADGHPLAVVQVGERWALAGPLHAQPGRIEPLIPAVLPRQIETVAEPLTPAVTVAEPRCAWMAEFVL
- a CDS encoding DUF4383 domain-containing protein, which gives rise to MGSSPNRIVATVFGAVYLLVGLLGFFVTGPVIFIATEGGLLLGIFEVNPLHNVAHLLIGAALLIAGIAGSRPAKIVNITVGAAYLLLGVVGFFLVGTPANILALNAPDHFLHLASAIVLLGVGLAAERSPRVATA